One part of the Pseudoalteromonas piscicida genome encodes these proteins:
- a CDS encoding MBL fold metallo-hydrolase, translated as MLNRIKSGLMIVGLFCAHVSAQSQSLELEAVSVSKNVYSVISPFYGRPTVENKGWNSNSHFIITTQGVLVFDSGSSEHIGNAIIAAIKRVTEQPIRWVVNSHSHADHWLGNAAFAKLGAELISTSLSAETMKSDGPVDVKAFFNMTKGATGESTLVIPTSIILHQQTRTFGDTEVEFVFANDGHSPGDVMLWLPKQRILIGGDVVNSNFMPIMTPRGNITQLISVLKEVEQLSPLLVLTGHGENTSVKSVSRDIQFLTYASNAVHEALVKGTTPAKIQESLQATLRTKFGKAYQDFDTSISYLLEMMIDKQRLQFSPIT; from the coding sequence ATGCTAAATCGAATCAAATCAGGGCTCATGATTGTTGGGCTCTTCTGTGCTCACGTCAGTGCACAATCTCAATCACTTGAGTTAGAAGCCGTTTCGGTCTCAAAGAATGTCTATAGCGTAATATCTCCTTTTTATGGCAGACCAACAGTTGAAAATAAAGGGTGGAATTCAAACAGTCATTTTATTATTACGACTCAAGGTGTGTTAGTGTTCGATTCTGGTTCATCCGAGCACATTGGTAACGCTATTATCGCAGCAATTAAACGTGTAACTGAACAGCCAATTCGCTGGGTAGTCAACTCTCATAGCCATGCCGATCATTGGCTTGGTAATGCCGCTTTTGCAAAGCTCGGTGCAGAGCTTATCTCCACCTCTTTGTCCGCTGAGACGATGAAAAGCGATGGACCGGTTGATGTTAAGGCATTTTTTAATATGACTAAAGGCGCAACTGGTGAGAGCACACTCGTCATCCCTACCTCAATCATTTTACATCAACAAACCCGTACTTTTGGTGATACTGAAGTTGAATTTGTATTCGCCAACGATGGCCATTCGCCAGGTGATGTTATGCTTTGGCTACCCAAACAACGCATTCTAATTGGTGGTGACGTAGTAAACTCCAACTTTATGCCCATCATGACACCTAGAGGTAACATTACCCAGCTCATTTCGGTACTCAAAGAAGTGGAGCAATTAAGCCCTCTCCTCGTACTAACCGGACACGGGGAAAATACCTCGGTGAAATCAGTTTCTAGAGATATTCAATTTTTAACTTATGCCTCGAATGCAGTACATGAAGCACTAGTAAAAGGTACAACGCCAGCAAAGATACAAGAATCATTACAAGCTACATTGCGTACAAAGTTCGGTAAAGCGTATCAAGATTTTGATACCAGTATTTCGTACCTATTGGAAATGATGATTGATAAACAGCGGCTTCAGTTTTCTCCAATAACATAA